One region of Danio rerio strain Tuebingen ecotype United States chromosome 5, GRCz12tu, whole genome shotgun sequence genomic DNA includes:
- the LOC110438664 gene encoding uncharacterized protein isoform X2, with the protein MEYIWTLIDFFKGDRSNCSRPVAENTSSGGRKRKVKEAFQDDEDQEDLMPAKRCKPTQFPDESDNPGPSSGGRKRKVEKAFQDEEDQEDLMPAKRCKPTQFPDESDEPGPSSGGRKRKVKEAFQDDEDQEDLMPAKRCKPTQFPDESDEPGPSSGGRKRKVEEAFQDDEDQEDLMPAKRCKPTQFPDESDEPGPSSGGRKRKVKEAFQDDEDQEDLMPAKRCKPTQFPDESDEPGPSSGGRKRKVEKAFQDDEDQEDLMPAKRCKPTQFPDESYEPGPSSGGRGRKRKVEEAFEDDEDQENLMLTTWREPPQFPDDSDESGTSSDEGASQDDEDLEDFQDPSQFPNEDDEDEDDSSKCKSDVRTTDSSQGSPLDNYELGRKLGKGHTGTVYLATRKSDGKKVALKFVHESDLDPEYIVEMPGYAYYAPLEAELLLELQTSPICPHIIELYDFFDVGEHYIYVLEYMQPSMTLTAFIRRNNGRLTESVARHLTLQILLALQNCLEHGIYHKAVHEDNILVNPKTLQVKLIDFGNSDYFRGRLKPHVGLDQIYCRCHQHSRLVKSCGFRPVHFALEENVTSVARLLARMVNGYWPLRSVVEYPRFHPSVSKECRDLLTMCFRFRFDFGPTIEDVIDHKWFSLKEKDI; encoded by the exons ATGGAGTACATTTGGacattgattgatttttttaaaggggacaGAAGCAATTGTTCCCGCCCTGTAGCAGAAAACACCAGCTCAG GAGGCAGGAAAAGAAAAGTCAAAGAAGCTTTTCAGGATGACGAAGATCAGGAGGACTTGATGCCAGCAAAACGCTGTAAACCAACACAGTTCCCTGATGAAAGTGATAACCCCGGCCCCAGCTCAG gaggcagaaaaagaaaagttgagAAAGCTTTTCAGGATGAAGAAGATCAGGAGGACTTGATGCCAGCAAAACGCTGTAAACCAACACAGTTCCCTGATGAAAGTGATGAACCCGGCCCCAGCTCAG gaggcagaaaaagaaaagtcaaaGAAGCTTTTCAGGATGACGAAGATCAGGAGGACTTGATGCCAGCAAAACGCTGTAAACCAACACAGTTCCCTGATGAAAGTGATGAACCCGGCCCCAGCTCAG gaggcagaaaaagaaaagttgagGAAGCTTTTCAGGATGACGAAGATCAGGAGGACTTGATGCCAGCAAAACGCTGTAAACCAACACAGTTCCCTGACGAAAGTGATGAACCCGGCCCCAGCTCAG gaggcagaaaaagaaaagtcaaaGAAGCTTTTCAGGATGACGAAGATCAGGAGGACTTGATGCCAGCAAAACGCTGTAAACCAACACAGTTCCCTGATGAAAGTGATGAACCCGGCCCCAGCTCAG gaggcagaaaaagaaaagttgagAAAGCTTTTCAGGATGACGAAGATCAGGAGGACTTGATGCCAGCAAAACGCTGTAAACCAACACAGTTCCCTGACGAAAGTTATGAACCCGGCCCCAGCTCAG GAGGCAGAGGCAGAAAAAGAAAGGTCGAGGAAGCTTttgaggatgatgaagatcagGAGAACTTGATGCTGACAACATGGCGTGAACCACCACAGTTCCCTGATGACAGTGATGAATCCGGCACCAGCTCAG ATGAAGGAGCTTCtcaggatgatgaagatctgGAGGACTTCCAGGATCCGTCACAGTTCCctaatgaagatgatgaagatgaggatgattcTTCCAAATGCAAGTCAGATGTTAGAACAACAGACTCCAGCCAAG gatCTCCTCTTGACAATTATGAGCTTGGAAGGAAGCTGGGAAAGGGACACACTGGCACTGTCTACTTGGCAACACGCAAATCTGATGGAAAAAAG GTTGCCCTGAAATTCGTTCATGAGTCAGACTTAGATCCAGAATACATAGTGGAGATG CCTGGATATGCCTATTATGCACCTTTGGAGGCTGAACTACTTCTTGAACTGCAGACGTCTCCCATATGTCCCCACATCATAGAGTTATATGACTTTTTTGACGTGGGAGAACATTATATCTATGTCCTGGAGTACATGCAGCCGAGCATGACCTTGACTGCATTCATCAGAAGAAACAATGGCCGCTTGACTGAAAGTGTAGCACGTCACCTGACCCTGCAGATCCTACTTGCATTACAGAACTGCTTGGAGCATGGCATTTACCATAAAGCAGTCCATGAAGATAACATCCTGGTGAATCCAAAGACCCTTCAAGTCAAGTTGATTGATTTTGGCAACAGTGACTATTTTCGGGGCCGCTTAAAACCGCACGTTG GACTTGACCAGATCTACTGCAGATGTCACCAGCATTCTCGTCTAGTAAAATCTTGTGGCTTTAGGCCTGTACATTTTGCTCTAGAAGAAAATGTTACGTCTGTGGCAAGACTCCTGGCAAGGATGGTGAATGGATATTGGCCCCTTCGCTCTGTGGTTGAGTATCCAAGATTTCACCCCAGTGTATCCAAAG AATGCCGAGATCTTCTGACGATGTGCTTCAGATTCCGTTTTGACTTTGGACCCACTATAGAGGATGTTATTGATCATAAGTGGTTCAGCTTGAAAGAGAAAGACATCTAA
- the LOC110438664 gene encoding uncharacterized protein isoform X15, whose product MPAKRCKPPQFPDENDEPGPSSGGRKRKVKEAFQDDEDQEDLMPAKRCKPTQFPDESDNPGPSSGGRKRKVEKAFQDEEDQEDLMPAKRCKPTQFPDESDEPGPSSGGRKRKVKEAFQDDEDQEDLMPAKRCKPTQFPDESDEPGPSSGGRKRKVEEAFQDDEDQEDLMPAKRCKPTQFPDESDEPGPSSGGRKRKVKEAFQDDEDQEDLMPAKRCKPTQFPDESDEPGPSSGGRGRKRKVEEAFEDDEDQENLMLTTWREPPQFPDDSDESGTSSDEGASQDDEDLEDFQDPSQFPNEDDEDEDDSSKCKSDVRTTDSSQGSPLDNYELGRKLGKGHTGTVYLATRKSDGKKVALKFVHESDLDPEYIVEMPGYAYYAPLEAELLLELQTSPICPHIIELYDFFDVGEHYIYVLEYMQPSMTLTAFIRRNNGRLTESVARHLTLQILLALQNCLEHGIYHKAVHEDNILVNPKTLQVKLIDFGNSDYFRGRLKPHVGLDQIYCRCHQHSRLVKSCGFRPVHFALEENVTSVARLLARMVNGYWPLRSVVEYPRFHPSVSKECRDLLTMCFRFRFDFGPTIEDVIDHKWFSLKEKDI is encoded by the exons ATGCCAGCAAAACGCTGTAAACCACCACAGTTCCCTGATGAAAATGATGAACCCGGCCCCAGCTCAG GAGGCAGGAAAAGAAAAGTCAAAGAAGCTTTTCAGGATGACGAAGATCAGGAGGACTTGATGCCAGCAAAACGCTGTAAACCAACACAGTTCCCTGATGAAAGTGATAACCCCGGCCCCAGCTCAG gaggcagaaaaagaaaagttgagAAAGCTTTTCAGGATGAAGAAGATCAGGAGGACTTGATGCCAGCAAAACGCTGTAAACCAACACAGTTCCCTGATGAAAGTGATGAACCCGGCCCCAGCTCAG gaggcagaaaaagaaaagtcaaaGAAGCTTTTCAGGATGACGAAGATCAGGAGGACTTGATGCCAGCAAAACGCTGTAAACCAACACAGTTCCCTGATGAAAGTGATGAACCCGGCCCCAGCTCAG gaggcagaaaaagaaaagttgagGAAGCTTTTCAGGATGACGAAGATCAGGAGGACTTGATGCCAGCAAAACGCTGTAAACCAACACAGTTCCCTGACGAAAGTGATGAACCCGGCCCCAGCTCAG gaggcagaaaaagaaaagtcaaaGAAGCTTTTCAGGATGACGAAGATCAGGAGGACTTGATGCCAGCAAAACGCTGTAAACCAACACAGTTCCCTGATGAAAGTGATGAACCCGGCCCCAGCTCAG GAGGCAGAGGCAGAAAAAGAAAGGTCGAGGAAGCTTttgaggatgatgaagatcagGAGAACTTGATGCTGACAACATGGCGTGAACCACCACAGTTCCCTGATGACAGTGATGAATCCGGCACCAGCTCAG ATGAAGGAGCTTCtcaggatgatgaagatctgGAGGACTTCCAGGATCCGTCACAGTTCCctaatgaagatgatgaagatgaggatgattcTTCCAAATGCAAGTCAGATGTTAGAACAACAGACTCCAGCCAAG gatCTCCTCTTGACAATTATGAGCTTGGAAGGAAGCTGGGAAAGGGACACACTGGCACTGTCTACTTGGCAACACGCAAATCTGATGGAAAAAAG GTTGCCCTGAAATTCGTTCATGAGTCAGACTTAGATCCAGAATACATAGTGGAGATG CCTGGATATGCCTATTATGCACCTTTGGAGGCTGAACTACTTCTTGAACTGCAGACGTCTCCCATATGTCCCCACATCATAGAGTTATATGACTTTTTTGACGTGGGAGAACATTATATCTATGTCCTGGAGTACATGCAGCCGAGCATGACCTTGACTGCATTCATCAGAAGAAACAATGGCCGCTTGACTGAAAGTGTAGCACGTCACCTGACCCTGCAGATCCTACTTGCATTACAGAACTGCTTGGAGCATGGCATTTACCATAAAGCAGTCCATGAAGATAACATCCTGGTGAATCCAAAGACCCTTCAAGTCAAGTTGATTGATTTTGGCAACAGTGACTATTTTCGGGGCCGCTTAAAACCGCACGTTG GACTTGACCAGATCTACTGCAGATGTCACCAGCATTCTCGTCTAGTAAAATCTTGTGGCTTTAGGCCTGTACATTTTGCTCTAGAAGAAAATGTTACGTCTGTGGCAAGACTCCTGGCAAGGATGGTGAATGGATATTGGCCCCTTCGCTCTGTGGTTGAGTATCCAAGATTTCACCCCAGTGTATCCAAAG AATGCCGAGATCTTCTGACGATGTGCTTCAGATTCCGTTTTGACTTTGGACCCACTATAGAGGATGTTATTGATCATAAGTGGTTCAGCTTGAAAGAGAAAGACATCTAA
- the LOC110438664 gene encoding uncharacterized protein isoform X10 — MEYIWTLIDFFKGDRSNCSRPVAENTSSGGNKRKAEEAFQDDKDQEDLMPAKRCKPPQFPDENDEPGPSSGGRKRKVEKAFQDEEDQEDLMPAKRCKPTQFPDESDEPGPSSGGRKRKVEEAFQDDEDQEDLMPAKRCKPTQFPDESDEPGPSSGGRKRKVKEAFQDDEDQEDLMPAKRCKPTQFPDESDEPGPSSGGRKRKVEKAFQDDEDQEDLMPAKRCKPTQFPDESYEPGPSSGGRGRKRKVEEAFEDDEDQENLMLTTWREPPQFPDDSDESGTSSDEGASQDDEDLEDFQDPSQFPNEDDEDEDDSSKCKSDVRTTDSSQGSPLDNYELGRKLGKGHTGTVYLATRKSDGKKVALKFVHESDLDPEYIVEMPGYAYYAPLEAELLLELQTSPICPHIIELYDFFDVGEHYIYVLEYMQPSMTLTAFIRRNNGRLTESVARHLTLQILLALQNCLEHGIYHKAVHEDNILVNPKTLQVKLIDFGNSDYFRGRLKPHVGLDQIYCRCHQHSRLVKSCGFRPVHFALEENVTSVARLLARMVNGYWPLRSVVEYPRFHPSVSKECRDLLTMCFRFRFDFGPTIEDVIDHKWFSLKEKDI, encoded by the exons ATGGAGTACATTTGGacattgattgatttttttaaaggggacaGAAGCAATTGTTCCCGCCCTGTAGCAGAAAACACCAGCTCAG GAGGCAATAAAAGAAAAGCAGAGGAAGCTTTTCAGGATGATAAAGATCAGGAGGACTTGATGCCAGCAAAACGCTGTAAACCACCACAGTTCCCTGATGAAAATGATGAACCCGGCCCCAGCTCAG gaggcagaaaaagaaaagttgagAAAGCTTTTCAGGATGAAGAAGATCAGGAGGACTTGATGCCAGCAAAACGCTGTAAACCAACACAGTTCCCTGATGAAAGTGATGAACCCGGCCCCAGCTCAG gaggcagaaaaagaaaagttgagGAAGCTTTTCAGGATGACGAAGATCAGGAGGACTTGATGCCAGCAAAACGCTGTAAACCAACACAGTTCCCTGACGAAAGTGATGAACCCGGCCCCAGCTCAG gaggcagaaaaagaaaagtcaaaGAAGCTTTTCAGGATGACGAAGATCAGGAGGACTTGATGCCAGCAAAACGCTGTAAACCAACACAGTTCCCTGATGAAAGTGATGAACCCGGCCCCAGCTCAG gaggcagaaaaagaaaagttgagAAAGCTTTTCAGGATGACGAAGATCAGGAGGACTTGATGCCAGCAAAACGCTGTAAACCAACACAGTTCCCTGACGAAAGTTATGAACCCGGCCCCAGCTCAG GAGGCAGAGGCAGAAAAAGAAAGGTCGAGGAAGCTTttgaggatgatgaagatcagGAGAACTTGATGCTGACAACATGGCGTGAACCACCACAGTTCCCTGATGACAGTGATGAATCCGGCACCAGCTCAG ATGAAGGAGCTTCtcaggatgatgaagatctgGAGGACTTCCAGGATCCGTCACAGTTCCctaatgaagatgatgaagatgaggatgattcTTCCAAATGCAAGTCAGATGTTAGAACAACAGACTCCAGCCAAG gatCTCCTCTTGACAATTATGAGCTTGGAAGGAAGCTGGGAAAGGGACACACTGGCACTGTCTACTTGGCAACACGCAAATCTGATGGAAAAAAG GTTGCCCTGAAATTCGTTCATGAGTCAGACTTAGATCCAGAATACATAGTGGAGATG CCTGGATATGCCTATTATGCACCTTTGGAGGCTGAACTACTTCTTGAACTGCAGACGTCTCCCATATGTCCCCACATCATAGAGTTATATGACTTTTTTGACGTGGGAGAACATTATATCTATGTCCTGGAGTACATGCAGCCGAGCATGACCTTGACTGCATTCATCAGAAGAAACAATGGCCGCTTGACTGAAAGTGTAGCACGTCACCTGACCCTGCAGATCCTACTTGCATTACAGAACTGCTTGGAGCATGGCATTTACCATAAAGCAGTCCATGAAGATAACATCCTGGTGAATCCAAAGACCCTTCAAGTCAAGTTGATTGATTTTGGCAACAGTGACTATTTTCGGGGCCGCTTAAAACCGCACGTTG GACTTGACCAGATCTACTGCAGATGTCACCAGCATTCTCGTCTAGTAAAATCTTGTGGCTTTAGGCCTGTACATTTTGCTCTAGAAGAAAATGTTACGTCTGTGGCAAGACTCCTGGCAAGGATGGTGAATGGATATTGGCCCCTTCGCTCTGTGGTTGAGTATCCAAGATTTCACCCCAGTGTATCCAAAG AATGCCGAGATCTTCTGACGATGTGCTTCAGATTCCGTTTTGACTTTGGACCCACTATAGAGGATGTTATTGATCATAAGTGGTTCAGCTTGAAAGAGAAAGACATCTAA
- the LOC110438664 gene encoding uncharacterized protein isoform X13 has protein sequence MEYIWTLIDFFKGDRSNCSRPVAENTSSGGNKRKAEEAFQDDKDQEDLMPAKRCKPPQFPDENDEPGPSSGGRKRKVKEAFQDDEDQEDLMPAKRCKPTQFPDESDNPGPSSGGRKRKVKEAFQDDEDQEDLMPAKRCKPTQFPDESDEPGPSSGGRKRKVEEAFQDDEDQEDLMPAKRCKPTQFPDESDEPGPSSGGRKRKVKEAFQDDEDQEDLMPAKRCKPTQFPDESDEPGPSSGGRGRKRKVEEAFEDDEDQENLMLTTWREPPQFPDDSDESGTSSDEGASQDDEDLEDFQDPSQFPNEDDEDEDDSSKCKSDVRTTDSSQGSPLDNYELGRKLGKGHTGTVYLATRKSDGKKVALKFVHESDLDPEYIVEMPGYAYYAPLEAELLLELQTSPICPHIIELYDFFDVGEHYIYVLEYMQPSMTLTAFIRRNNGRLTESVARHLTLQILLALQNCLEHGIYHKAVHEDNILVNPKTLQVKLIDFGNSDYFRGRLKPHVGLDQIYCRCHQHSRLVKSCGFRPVHFALEENVTSVARLLARMVNGYWPLRSVVEYPRFHPSVSKECRDLLTMCFRFRFDFGPTIEDVIDHKWFSLKEKDI, from the exons ATGGAGTACATTTGGacattgattgatttttttaaaggggacaGAAGCAATTGTTCCCGCCCTGTAGCAGAAAACACCAGCTCAG GAGGCAATAAAAGAAAAGCAGAGGAAGCTTTTCAGGATGATAAAGATCAGGAGGACTTGATGCCAGCAAAACGCTGTAAACCACCACAGTTCCCTGATGAAAATGATGAACCCGGCCCCAGCTCAG GAGGCAGGAAAAGAAAAGTCAAAGAAGCTTTTCAGGATGACGAAGATCAGGAGGACTTGATGCCAGCAAAACGCTGTAAACCAACACAGTTCCCTGATGAAAGTGATAACCCCGGCCCCAGCTCAG gaggcagaaaaagaaaagtcaaaGAAGCTTTTCAGGATGACGAAGATCAGGAGGACTTGATGCCAGCAAAACGCTGTAAACCAACACAGTTCCCTGATGAAAGTGATGAACCCGGCCCCAGCTCAG gaggcagaaaaagaaaagttgagGAAGCTTTTCAGGATGACGAAGATCAGGAGGACTTGATGCCAGCAAAACGCTGTAAACCAACACAGTTCCCTGACGAAAGTGATGAACCCGGCCCCAGCTCAG gaggcagaaaaagaaaagtcaaaGAAGCTTTTCAGGATGACGAAGATCAGGAGGACTTGATGCCAGCAAAACGCTGTAAACCAACACAGTTCCCTGATGAAAGTGATGAACCCGGCCCCAGCTCAG GAGGCAGAGGCAGAAAAAGAAAGGTCGAGGAAGCTTttgaggatgatgaagatcagGAGAACTTGATGCTGACAACATGGCGTGAACCACCACAGTTCCCTGATGACAGTGATGAATCCGGCACCAGCTCAG ATGAAGGAGCTTCtcaggatgatgaagatctgGAGGACTTCCAGGATCCGTCACAGTTCCctaatgaagatgatgaagatgaggatgattcTTCCAAATGCAAGTCAGATGTTAGAACAACAGACTCCAGCCAAG gatCTCCTCTTGACAATTATGAGCTTGGAAGGAAGCTGGGAAAGGGACACACTGGCACTGTCTACTTGGCAACACGCAAATCTGATGGAAAAAAG GTTGCCCTGAAATTCGTTCATGAGTCAGACTTAGATCCAGAATACATAGTGGAGATG CCTGGATATGCCTATTATGCACCTTTGGAGGCTGAACTACTTCTTGAACTGCAGACGTCTCCCATATGTCCCCACATCATAGAGTTATATGACTTTTTTGACGTGGGAGAACATTATATCTATGTCCTGGAGTACATGCAGCCGAGCATGACCTTGACTGCATTCATCAGAAGAAACAATGGCCGCTTGACTGAAAGTGTAGCACGTCACCTGACCCTGCAGATCCTACTTGCATTACAGAACTGCTTGGAGCATGGCATTTACCATAAAGCAGTCCATGAAGATAACATCCTGGTGAATCCAAAGACCCTTCAAGTCAAGTTGATTGATTTTGGCAACAGTGACTATTTTCGGGGCCGCTTAAAACCGCACGTTG GACTTGACCAGATCTACTGCAGATGTCACCAGCATTCTCGTCTAGTAAAATCTTGTGGCTTTAGGCCTGTACATTTTGCTCTAGAAGAAAATGTTACGTCTGTGGCAAGACTCCTGGCAAGGATGGTGAATGGATATTGGCCCCTTCGCTCTGTGGTTGAGTATCCAAGATTTCACCCCAGTGTATCCAAAG AATGCCGAGATCTTCTGACGATGTGCTTCAGATTCCGTTTTGACTTTGGACCCACTATAGAGGATGTTATTGATCATAAGTGGTTCAGCTTGAAAGAGAAAGACATCTAA
- the LOC110438664 gene encoding uncharacterized protein isoform X11 produces the protein MEYIWTLIDFFKGDRSNCSRPVAENTSSGGRKRKVKEAFQDDEDQEDLMPAKRCKPTQFPDESDNPGPSSGGRKRKVEKAFQDEEDQEDLMPAKRCKPTQFPDESDEPGPSSGGRKRKVKEAFQDDEDQEDLMPAKRCKPTQFPDESDEPGPSSGGRKRKVEEAFQDDEDQEDLMPAKRCKPTQFPDESDEPGPSSGGRKRKVKEAFQDDEDQEDLMPAKRCKPTQFPDESDEPGPSSGGRGRKRKVEEAFEDDEDQENLMLTTWREPPQFPDDSDESGTSSDEGASQDDEDLEDFQDPSQFPNEDDEDEDDSSKCKSDVRTTDSSQGSPLDNYELGRKLGKGHTGTVYLATRKSDGKKVALKFVHESDLDPEYIVEMPGYAYYAPLEAELLLELQTSPICPHIIELYDFFDVGEHYIYVLEYMQPSMTLTAFIRRNNGRLTESVARHLTLQILLALQNCLEHGIYHKAVHEDNILVNPKTLQVKLIDFGNSDYFRGRLKPHVGLDQIYCRCHQHSRLVKSCGFRPVHFALEENVTSVARLLARMVNGYWPLRSVVEYPRFHPSVSKECRDLLTMCFRFRFDFGPTIEDVIDHKWFSLKEKDI, from the exons ATGGAGTACATTTGGacattgattgatttttttaaaggggacaGAAGCAATTGTTCCCGCCCTGTAGCAGAAAACACCAGCTCAG GAGGCAGGAAAAGAAAAGTCAAAGAAGCTTTTCAGGATGACGAAGATCAGGAGGACTTGATGCCAGCAAAACGCTGTAAACCAACACAGTTCCCTGATGAAAGTGATAACCCCGGCCCCAGCTCAG gaggcagaaaaagaaaagttgagAAAGCTTTTCAGGATGAAGAAGATCAGGAGGACTTGATGCCAGCAAAACGCTGTAAACCAACACAGTTCCCTGATGAAAGTGATGAACCCGGCCCCAGCTCAG gaggcagaaaaagaaaagtcaaaGAAGCTTTTCAGGATGACGAAGATCAGGAGGACTTGATGCCAGCAAAACGCTGTAAACCAACACAGTTCCCTGATGAAAGTGATGAACCCGGCCCCAGCTCAG gaggcagaaaaagaaaagttgagGAAGCTTTTCAGGATGACGAAGATCAGGAGGACTTGATGCCAGCAAAACGCTGTAAACCAACACAGTTCCCTGACGAAAGTGATGAACCCGGCCCCAGCTCAG gaggcagaaaaagaaaagtcaaaGAAGCTTTTCAGGATGACGAAGATCAGGAGGACTTGATGCCAGCAAAACGCTGTAAACCAACACAGTTCCCTGATGAAAGTGATGAACCCGGCCCCAGCTCAG GAGGCAGAGGCAGAAAAAGAAAGGTCGAGGAAGCTTttgaggatgatgaagatcagGAGAACTTGATGCTGACAACATGGCGTGAACCACCACAGTTCCCTGATGACAGTGATGAATCCGGCACCAGCTCAG ATGAAGGAGCTTCtcaggatgatgaagatctgGAGGACTTCCAGGATCCGTCACAGTTCCctaatgaagatgatgaagatgaggatgattcTTCCAAATGCAAGTCAGATGTTAGAACAACAGACTCCAGCCAAG gatCTCCTCTTGACAATTATGAGCTTGGAAGGAAGCTGGGAAAGGGACACACTGGCACTGTCTACTTGGCAACACGCAAATCTGATGGAAAAAAG GTTGCCCTGAAATTCGTTCATGAGTCAGACTTAGATCCAGAATACATAGTGGAGATG CCTGGATATGCCTATTATGCACCTTTGGAGGCTGAACTACTTCTTGAACTGCAGACGTCTCCCATATGTCCCCACATCATAGAGTTATATGACTTTTTTGACGTGGGAGAACATTATATCTATGTCCTGGAGTACATGCAGCCGAGCATGACCTTGACTGCATTCATCAGAAGAAACAATGGCCGCTTGACTGAAAGTGTAGCACGTCACCTGACCCTGCAGATCCTACTTGCATTACAGAACTGCTTGGAGCATGGCATTTACCATAAAGCAGTCCATGAAGATAACATCCTGGTGAATCCAAAGACCCTTCAAGTCAAGTTGATTGATTTTGGCAACAGTGACTATTTTCGGGGCCGCTTAAAACCGCACGTTG GACTTGACCAGATCTACTGCAGATGTCACCAGCATTCTCGTCTAGTAAAATCTTGTGGCTTTAGGCCTGTACATTTTGCTCTAGAAGAAAATGTTACGTCTGTGGCAAGACTCCTGGCAAGGATGGTGAATGGATATTGGCCCCTTCGCTCTGTGGTTGAGTATCCAAGATTTCACCCCAGTGTATCCAAAG AATGCCGAGATCTTCTGACGATGTGCTTCAGATTCCGTTTTGACTTTGGACCCACTATAGAGGATGTTATTGATCATAAGTGGTTCAGCTTGAAAGAGAAAGACATCTAA
- the LOC110438664 gene encoding uncharacterized protein isoform X18, protein MEYIWTLIDFFKGDRSNCSRPVAENTSSGGRKRKVKEAFQDDEDQEDLMPAKRCKPTQFPDESDNPGPSSGGRKRKVEEAFQDDEDQEDLMPAKRCKPTQFPDESDEPGPSSGGRKRKVKEAFQDDEDQEDLMPAKRCKPTQFPDESDEPGPSSGGRGRKRKVEEAFEDDEDQENLMLTTWREPPQFPDDSDESGTSSDEGASQDDEDLEDFQDPSQFPNEDDEDEDDSSKCKSDVRTTDSSQGSPLDNYELGRKLGKGHTGTVYLATRKSDGKKVALKFVHESDLDPEYIVEMPGYAYYAPLEAELLLELQTSPICPHIIELYDFFDVGEHYIYVLEYMQPSMTLTAFIRRNNGRLTESVARHLTLQILLALQNCLEHGIYHKAVHEDNILVNPKTLQVKLIDFGNSDYFRGRLKPHVGLDQIYCRCHQHSRLVKSCGFRPVHFALEENVTSVARLLARMVNGYWPLRSVVEYPRFHPSVSKECRDLLTMCFRFRFDFGPTIEDVIDHKWFSLKEKDI, encoded by the exons ATGGAGTACATTTGGacattgattgatttttttaaaggggacaGAAGCAATTGTTCCCGCCCTGTAGCAGAAAACACCAGCTCAG GAGGCAGGAAAAGAAAAGTCAAAGAAGCTTTTCAGGATGACGAAGATCAGGAGGACTTGATGCCAGCAAAACGCTGTAAACCAACACAGTTCCCTGATGAAAGTGATAACCCCGGCCCCAGCTCAG gaggcagaaaaagaaaagttgagGAAGCTTTTCAGGATGACGAAGATCAGGAGGACTTGATGCCAGCAAAACGCTGTAAACCAACACAGTTCCCTGACGAAAGTGATGAACCCGGCCCCAGCTCAG gaggcagaaaaagaaaagtcaaaGAAGCTTTTCAGGATGACGAAGATCAGGAGGACTTGATGCCAGCAAAACGCTGTAAACCAACACAGTTCCCTGATGAAAGTGATGAACCCGGCCCCAGCTCAG GAGGCAGAGGCAGAAAAAGAAAGGTCGAGGAAGCTTttgaggatgatgaagatcagGAGAACTTGATGCTGACAACATGGCGTGAACCACCACAGTTCCCTGATGACAGTGATGAATCCGGCACCAGCTCAG ATGAAGGAGCTTCtcaggatgatgaagatctgGAGGACTTCCAGGATCCGTCACAGTTCCctaatgaagatgatgaagatgaggatgattcTTCCAAATGCAAGTCAGATGTTAGAACAACAGACTCCAGCCAAG gatCTCCTCTTGACAATTATGAGCTTGGAAGGAAGCTGGGAAAGGGACACACTGGCACTGTCTACTTGGCAACACGCAAATCTGATGGAAAAAAG GTTGCCCTGAAATTCGTTCATGAGTCAGACTTAGATCCAGAATACATAGTGGAGATG CCTGGATATGCCTATTATGCACCTTTGGAGGCTGAACTACTTCTTGAACTGCAGACGTCTCCCATATGTCCCCACATCATAGAGTTATATGACTTTTTTGACGTGGGAGAACATTATATCTATGTCCTGGAGTACATGCAGCCGAGCATGACCTTGACTGCATTCATCAGAAGAAACAATGGCCGCTTGACTGAAAGTGTAGCACGTCACCTGACCCTGCAGATCCTACTTGCATTACAGAACTGCTTGGAGCATGGCATTTACCATAAAGCAGTCCATGAAGATAACATCCTGGTGAATCCAAAGACCCTTCAAGTCAAGTTGATTGATTTTGGCAACAGTGACTATTTTCGGGGCCGCTTAAAACCGCACGTTG GACTTGACCAGATCTACTGCAGATGTCACCAGCATTCTCGTCTAGTAAAATCTTGTGGCTTTAGGCCTGTACATTTTGCTCTAGAAGAAAATGTTACGTCTGTGGCAAGACTCCTGGCAAGGATGGTGAATGGATATTGGCCCCTTCGCTCTGTGGTTGAGTATCCAAGATTTCACCCCAGTGTATCCAAAG AATGCCGAGATCTTCTGACGATGTGCTTCAGATTCCGTTTTGACTTTGGACCCACTATAGAGGATGTTATTGATCATAAGTGGTTCAGCTTGAAAGAGAAAGACATCTAA